The segment GGAATATGCCGGCATCCCCGACAACCTTTACCACCTGGGACGACAACAAGTGCTGGCAGCATTCCTGGCGCGCCCGCGCATCTTCCTCACGGAAGCGCTGGCCCACCTGGAACCCCCCGCCCGCCGCAACCTCCACGCCGAATTAACCGCCTCGCGTCCTGCACCCCACGAGGGACGGGTATAACCCGGTTTTCCGATTGGTTCATTCGTGGGGAGCCGCGTCAGACCCGGCGGGTCGCTTGCTCCAGGCATCTGACTATGCGAAACACGTTCAAATCACGAACCGCTCCCCCCACCTATGACGTCAACCTGCGCGCCCCGTTCGTGCGGCGGCTGCTGTGGGGCGCGGGCGTGGGCGCGACCATCTACCTGCTGGCGGGCTTCTTCCTCTTCCCGACGGACAGGCTGTATCCGTGGTTAGGGCTGCTGACGTGGGCCGTTTGCCTCGGCTGCGCCTGGCTGCTGCGCCGCGGCAACGTGGAAGCGGCGGCGCGGTGGCTGCTGGCGGGCTTGTTTTGGCCGCTGGCGGCTGCCAGCCAGCAGTACGGCGTGGGCAGCCCGAGTAATGCGCTGTTCGTGGGCGGCATCATTATCAGCGGGCTGGTGATCGGCGGCTGGTTCCTCCGCTTTTGGACGGCGGCCTGCGGTGGCTGGCTGCTGCTGGCGACGCTGGGGCAAGGGATGGGCATGTGGGGGCCGCCGGCCAGCCGGGAATGGTTGGCGGGATGGGTTCTGTTTTGGTGGGTGGTTTTTGCCGGCACGGCCTGGCTCGTGTGGCTATATGCCGGCAATCTGGAACACACCGCCCGCGTCTCACAAGGACAAACCGCCGCCCTCGCCCACACCCTCGCCGCCCTCACGCACACCGACAACCTGGACACCTTCCTGGGGCAGGCGCTGCAAGCCATCGCCGCCCAACTCCAGGCGGACACCGTCACCCTCTGGTTCCACGATCCGGCGCAAGACGTCCTCGCCCTGCGCATCGCCTACATCAAAGGCGAGATCACCCCCCAGGCGCAAATTCAACCGCAGCCGCCGCCCCCCACCCCCGTGGCGGAGATTCCCTTGTGGGCGGAGCTGCAAGCCACCCGCCGCCCCATTCTCGTGGACGACGTCTCCAACGATCCGCGCCTGAAATACCGCGCCCGCATCATCGCCGACGGCATCCGCGGCATCCTCATCGTCCCGCTGCTGCTGGGCGCGGAAGTCGTGGGGCACTATAGCGTAAACAGCCAGACCACGCGCCATTATTCCGCCGCCGAACTGGACCTGGCGCAGGCGCTGGCGCAGCAAATCACGCTGGCGCTGCAGTTGACGCGGCTGGCGGAGCAGGCGGAAGCAGCGGCGGTGGCGGCAGCGGTGCTGGAGGAGCGCAACCGCCTGGCGCGGGACATTCACGACACGTTGGCGCAGGGCTTCACGGGCATCGTCATCCAGTTAGAGGCCGCCGAAGACAGTCTAACCGTGGAACCCGCCGCCGTACTCGCGCACCTGGAGCGGGCGCGGCAGTTGGCGCGGGATAGTCTGGCGGAAGCGCGTCGTTCGGTGCGCGCCTTGCGTCCGCGGGCGTTGCAGGAGGCGACGCTGCCGCAGGCGCTGCGGCGGATGTTGGAGGACCTGGATACACGGCAGCCCCGGCTGCGTCTGCATCAACAGGGGGAAACACGCCAAATGCCGGCACGCGCGGCGGACAATCTCCTACGCATCGGCCAGGAAGCCGTCACCAATGCGCTCAAACACGCCCAGGCGGAACACATCGATCTGCACCTTACCTTCGACGCGAACGCGGTGCGGCTGACGGTGCGCGACGATGGACGCGGCTTCGACCCGGAGCAAATGCCCGCGGGGTATGGGCTGGCGGGGATGCGCGAGCGCATGGCGGAATTGGGCGGCACACTGACGGTGACAAGCGCGCCGGGAAAAGGGACGGAAGTGGAAGCAGAGGTGGTAATAATCAATGGGTGAATGGGTGAACTGTTGGATGGCCAATGAGGGTGAGACCCCGTTGCTGAAAAATCCGCGTCCATCCGCGCTCCTCCGCGTCCCCCCAAATATGGAGAGCAGATGGAACAGATTCGTGTTTTGATCGCGGATGATCATCCGGTGGTGCGGGAGGGGCTGGCGGCAATGCTCAGTCGGCGCGCGGATATGCTGGTGGTGGGCGAAGCGGCGGACGGGGCGGCAGCGGTGACCTTGTTCCGCCAGACACGCCCCGACGTAACGCTAATGGATTTGCGCATGCCGGTGATGGGCGGGGTGGCGGCGATGGAGGCCATCCACGCCGAGTTTCCCGAGGCCCGTTTTATCATCCTGACGACGTTTGATGGGGATGAGGATGTTTTTCGTGGTTTGCGGGCGGGGGCCAGGGCGTATTTATTGAAGGACACGCCGCGGGCGGAACTGCTGGCGGCGATTCGGGCGGTGCATGGGGGCCAGAAGCATATCCCGCCTGCCGTGGCCGCGCGTCTGGCGGAGCATTTGACGATGCCGGCATTAACCGAACGAGAAAGAGACGTGCTGGTGTTAATCGCTGCCGGCAAAAGCAACCGCGAAATCGGCCTGACCCTGCACATCACCGAAGGAACCGTCAAGGCACACGTCAACAACCTGCTGGGTAAACTCGGCGTGAGCGACCGCACCCAGGCCGTCACCACCGCCCTCCGCCGCGGCCTCATCCGCTTGGAATAAAGACGAAAGATGCAATTCGTAACTCGCCCCCCACCTATAACGAAAGTTATAGAAACAATTGCTCCCTTTGGCTAAAAGCAAAACCGGTGTCGCCGCTTATACTGATGGCATATCCATTCGACCAGAGCGCGGCGCGTGCCGGCGATGCTCCGCGCCCAAGACAAGGAAGCAGTAACCATGAACGAGCAGAAGCGGCCAACACGCAACGTTGGCAAGGAAATGACCTGGGGCATCCTCGGCGGCGCGCTGGTGGCCTTGATCATCAGCCAGCTTACGGGAAACCAGGCTATTTGGGCGTGGGGCATTCCGGTGGGGTTAAGTATTGGCTTCGGCATCGGCTCCCTGCGCGAATATCGGCGGCAGCAGCAGTCGCCCAAAGGGGCCACCCGTAGTCAAGATTGGAAATGACGGATGCACCCCAGGTATTTCTTTCCGACATCCTCCTCTTCTCCCTGGCCGCCGCCCCCTTCTTCCGCGGGGAATAGGGGAGCGGCTGGCTCCATGCTGTTCTACCAGACGCCGGGCAGCAGGCGAGAGCGCACGCGCCGGGCGTAGGCGGCGTAGCCGTCCAGTTCCACTTGCAGCGCCTGGTCCTCCAGTTGGGTGCGTATGACGAGACCGATGAGGGTGAATAATGCCGGCAGCAGCCCCCACAACGCGCTCAAAGCAAACGGCGTGGCCACGGTGAAGAGAAGCATCCCCGCGTATCCTGGATGGCGCACGTAACGGTAAGGCCCCGTGGAAACCACCACATGCCCCCGCTCCGCCTGGATGCGCACCATGCCAGAAAAGAAACGGTTGGCAGCCATGGCCCACACCGTGAGAGCAAACCCCAACGCCACCAGCACGAAACCGGCGACGACAATGGGCAGCGACAGCGGCGGCGACCAGCCAAAGCGATGGTCCAACCCCACGACCAGCCATTGGGCAAAGGGACCAAAGAACCCCACGAGAGGCGCCAGCGCCTTATCCCACGCCTTCACCCCTTCTCCTGGCCTTCCCCGCTCCGCAATCAGATCAGGGCTTTTGCGCAGCAGAATGTAGGCGTTGATGAGCGTGCCCAGCAGATAGAGCGCCACGTAGGCCCAACCCGCCGCCCAGTCCCACTGCCCCCCCACGCCAAATAGCAGCAGGCAAAACAGAAGGATGAGGACCACAACCTGGATGATGCGTCTACGAATGGCGGCTTGCATAGTAACCTCCCGGCATGAGACACTCCCACCTCGCGTTCATCATAGACGTAGTGTAGCGCAAACAGCAGGCGGCGCGCTATTGATAAACAACAGCGCGCCGCCGGAAGAAAGTCATGGGTGATGCGTGAGCAAGACGGCGGGTTGATGAGACTACAAAAGTCTTGAACCAGACGGGTTCATGAACATTCGCGCTGGAGACTTTTGTAGTCTGGGGCGGGTGTTAGGGTGGACCGGGCGGGCCGGGGAGTTCGGCGACGCCGTGGTAACAGCCGAGGAAGTAGGGGAAGGTGTCGGTGGCGTAGTAGCGGTAGTCGCCGTCAGGTCCCACCATGCCGTTGCATTGGTCCAGGTCTCCCGCGCCTTCAATATATTGATGCTGCACCCAGGCGTTGGTCGCGCCGGGATTGACCAGCACCCAACTGCTCTGCACCTCCGTTACCTCGTTGCAGTCGGGGTCGGCGCAGATGAAGGGGGCCATGATGGGGTAACCGTCGAAGGCGTAGCCGAGGATGAGCGAGGTGTTGCCTTCTATGTCCGTGAAGAGGCATTCGGGGCGGGCGTGGAAGTGGTAGTTGCCGAATTGCGCCGTGTGCCCCAGGCAGTAGTCGAGGATGCCATCCAGGAAGGGGTCGCCATAGGTGGGCGGGGCTTCGTTGGGGCCGAAGATGGGCAGGCCATTGACGGCAATAGCCACGGGACCGAGCAGGGGGATGTTCGATGGCTGGGCGGCTTCCTGCGGGTTGAGGGGAATCATCCAGGTGTAATCTTGCTCCTGTAGCTGGTTGGGCGTGATGGGCACGAATTCAAAGTTGGGGATGCCGTTGGATTCGGCAATGATGTGGTCGTTGTCGCAGTAGACGTTGAGGACGGGATCGGGATAGGGGGGCTGCTGCTGGTACTCGGAAACGTCGATGAAGGTGTCCGTGGGGCAGTTGGGATCGGGGGTGGGGGTGGGCGTGCCGCCGCCACCTTCCCAGGTGGCCTGCCATTGGCCGGTGGTTGCGCCCGTGCAGGCGTTGTAGACCACGCCAGTGACGGAAGCGCCGTTGCTGATGCCCACGTAGATGGGGTCGCAGCCGCTGCCATAGCGCAGGATCAGGCGGTTGCTGTTCAAATTCATATAGCTGTTTCCGGTGGCTCCGTATGCGTCCGTGAACACGCCGGACAGGTTGGGATAGGCGATGTTTGTAAAGTCAATAGACCAGGTATTGCTGGTTGCCTGTCCGTTCATCCAGACGGTGCCGTTGAGGGTGGCAAGTTGCTGGACATCCAGGGGGGCGGCGGCGCTGCTGTGGGCCATCATGAGCCAGAATAGTGCGCCCAGGGTGAAGACGGCGATGCCGGCACTAAGTTTCTTCAACATTTCGTACTCCTTGTGAGTGGTGAGTGGCGAGTGGCGAGTGGCGAGTGGCGAGTGGCGAGTCACTATCAACTGTCAACTGTCAACTACTCATGCGTCTTCCCTCCCGTGATAATGAAGCGGGCGTTGCTCGTGAAGGTGCGCAGGATGGTTTTGGCCCGCGCTTCGGCATCCGTGGTGGCGAAGTCCACGCCATCAAACAGCGTTCCCAGGTCCCGCTCAATGGTCACTTGCAGCGCGTCTCGACTGATGGCCGCGTAGATGGGCTGGTCCGGCGCATCCGCCAGGTAAAGGTCGCTCATGCCGCCCCAGGCCAGGTTTGTTTCGATGACGAAGGGAACGGCTTCGTCGTCGCCGAGTTGGTATGTGCCTTGCAGATAGAGCGTGGTGCCGATGGCGTCGGATGCCGGCAGATTGACAGCATCCGGTGTAGCCCGCGCCAGCAAGTAATGCCCCTGGCAATAGGTGGCGTAGGAAACGGAAACCTGCCCCAGGTCCACGGAGGCGGGTTCCGCCAGGGACTCCACGCGGGAGACGGCGACCGCCGCAGGGTTGGGGCCTTGTGAATGCCCCGCCAGGGCCACGCCGGGGTTGATCGCCCCCAGAATCTGCTCCAGGAGTGAGGGGGTATCCTGCCGGGCGCATTCCACCAGTTCCGTGCTGTAGGAGGCGAGGTAGCCTTCTTCCACGGTCACCAGGTAGCCGAGATCGTTTGTGACCTGCCAGCCGGGTCCCGGTGTGTCCACGGCGCGTCCCCATGCCCAGGTTGCCTGGTAGTGGATGTCGCCGCTGATGGCGCGGGCGGGGGCGATGTTGGCAAACAGGACGGCGAAGAGCGCGAACAGAAAAGTGGCGACGGTGATCCTGCGGCGACGGCGTTTTCGTTGGGGGGGGTGTGGCAATCGTTGTCTCATGGGGGTCATTCCTACTATCCACGTCAAGAAAATTGGACCGACTACTTCTGGAGAAGAATGTAGACATGGTACATCTCCCAGGTTTAGATTGCGTTTAGAACTGCTTGAGATTTGTTTCAGTTTTACGGAGACGCCGTGAGCCGCGTCTTGCTTCAGACGAACATGACATCACAGATTTCGCGGATTGTGCAGATTTTGGGTAACGGCTAAGCCAGGTTGGACCAATTTTCTCTCATACGTGCATGGACAATACTTTGACAATAGCTGGGCAATGTGTTATGCTTTGCCATGGTTGTCCACGAAAGGGGCAACCGCTAAGCAAAACTGGAGGTATCTATTCAGCCTAGAGATCTTCCCGGAAGCTCGCTGTCCAGCCCAAAACGCCTCATCATGCCGATCATCTGGCATCAGGACAGCTTCCGGGAAGGTGGTCGTGAATAGGACCAACTGGAGTACACCTATGTCGAATCGTGAAATTATTGTTGCCAATCTGGTCAAGCGGTATCCGGGGGACGTGGTCGCGGTTGATGACGTTTCCTTCCGCGTTCGTTCTGGCGAGGTGTTTGGCTTTTTGGGGCCGAATGGCGCCGGCAAAAGCACAACCATTAAAATTCTGACGACGCTGGCTTTGCCTAGTGCCGGCATTGCCACCATCGGCGGCTACAACGTGGTCAACGAAGCGGAACAAGTACGCCGGATCGCCGGCGTCGCCCTGCAAGACATCAGCATTGACCCCATGATGAAGTCCATGGAACTGCTCACCCTGCAAGGGCAGCTCTTTGGCGCCAATCGCAAACAGGCCACCATGCGCGCGCAACAACTGCTAGAACTGGTGAAACTAACGGACGCCCGCGACCGGCGCGTGGGCACATACAGCGGCGGGATGCGCCGCCGCCTGGACCTGGCGCTGGCCCTGGTCCACAAACCGGAAATCCTCTTCCTGGATGAACCAACCACCGGCCTGGACCCCGCCAGCCGCCGCGACGTGTGGGAAGAGGTGCGCCGCCTCAATCGGGATTTTGGCATGACCATCTTCCTCACCACACAATACCTGGAGGAAGCGGACCAACTGGCGGACACGGTGGCGATCATTGACAAGGGCAAAATTGCCGTGGAAGGCTCTCCCGCGCGCCTGAAGGCCGCCGTGGGAACGGAATCCATCAATCTGGCCTTCGACAATCGGGAGGTGGCGAACCAGGCGCGCGCGGAACTGAGCGATATGGCGCAAAACATCCAGACGGACCGCGACACGCTGCGCCTGTACATGAGCCACGCCGCCGAAACCATCCCCGCCGTCGTCAGCCGCCTGCAACAGGCCCGGCTCAACCCCATCTCGCTCACCCTGACGCAGCCCACGCTTGATGACGTGTTCTTGCAAGTCACGGGGCAGCGGCTAGAGACCACGCAGGCAGCGGCGCAATAAACCGCCGCCCATCGCCTTTCCTACGAGGTTACTGACTATGACAACGCATGTTTCTACGAAAACATTCACCACGGCCCCCGTCAAAGCGCCTAAAGCGAGCCTGCTACTGCAAATCCTGCTCGTGACCCAGCGCAACCTGATCACGATCTTCCGCACGCCCGCCGCCCTACTGCCGCCGCTGGCGATCAGCATCTTCTTCCTGGTGATTTACGAATCAACGCTGGGCAAGGCGGCCAACTTCATCCCCAACCTGAGCGGCAACAGCTACCTGGGCTTCATTCTGCCCCTTTCCATCGTCAGTTCGTCATTGTCGGGCGCGGGCATCGCCGCGCAAAACCTGGTGCGGGACATTGAAACGGGGTATTTCGACAAGCTGCTGCTTACTCCCATCAGCCGCGCCGCCCTGCTGCTGGGACCTATCCTGGCCGGGTCCTTCATCCTGGGGCTGCAAGCAAGCATCGTCATTGCCGTGGCTTTGATCCTGGGATTGGAATCGGCCACGGGGCTGGGCGGGCTGCTGCTCGTCATCGGGCTGGCAATTCTACTGGGCACGGGATTCGCGGGCTTCACCGTCTCCGCGGCGCTGGGCAGCGGCAGCGCCGCCGCCACGCAAGGAGCCAGCTTCATCTTCTTCCCCCTCACCTTTCTTACGGCCAGTTTTGTGCCGCTGGACCTGCTCAGCGGCTGGCTGAATACGGCGGCGCGCTTCAATCCCATCACCTATGTGCTGGAAGCGATGCGCACGGTCTTGAACACGGGATGGGATGGGAACGCCATCTGGCGCGGCGTCCTGGCGTGCCTCATTCTGGCGGCCATCATGTATGCCCTGGCCGTCTACGCCCTGCGTGTGCGCACACGGCGCAATTGATTCCGCAAAGAAAACGGCTACCGGCTACCCTTCTCGTGGGCTGAGCCTGTCAAAGCCCATACAGCCTTTGACAGGCTCAGGCAACGAGCTTAGGGCGCATCGGTTCATTAAGGCTTCGCTCGGGAATTGACGGATGCGCTGGAAGGGTTCTTATGTATTGGAAAGTCCAAAGTTAATTCCGAGCGAACCCTTAGGGCGCATCCATTCATAAAGGCTTCGCTCGGGAATTGACGGATGCATAATTGCCGGCAAAAAAGAACTTTAGGCTCCCGCGGCGTTTTGGGCATGTCATGCTCAGGGCAGGCTGAAGAGAGGAATCCCGGCGGACGTTGTGGGCGCGCGCCATCGGGATTCCTTGCCGCGCCCGAAATAACGGGCGTTTGTCCCCATTTTTAGCTATCGTCGGGCCAGGGCCAGTTGACCCCGTCTGGCGGTAATCCTTCCCCCAAGTCGTTAATCGCCACCACCTCGCTCCCCTCCAGCCACACCTCCGCCGCCTGCCACAAATCGAAGCCGCGCACGGCCAATGAAGTCAGATAGCGATCCGGTTCGTCATCCTCTTCCTGATCCAGCACATGAACGACCACATCCGGGCAGGCAAAATACCCCCGCGCCCAATCTTCGACTGCCACTGTAATGATCTGGTAAAGTGTGTTTAATGTTGCGGTACTCTGCTGCGCCATTCTGCCTCCAACTTGTCTATCAGGCTTCCGCGTATATTTATATCTCTCGTCCTGAATTTGACAAGAGGGGGTAGGGCGGATGGTTGACAGTTTGCCGTTGATGGTTTGTAGTTGGGGGGGCACTGACCACTCGCCACCCGCCACCCGCCTCTACAGGGGCAGGCCTTCGAGGCGCATGATTTTGAGGGCGTTGGTGGTGGGGCAGGGGCCGGGGTAGAGGCGGTAGTCGAACGTCATGCGCCCGTCGCGGATGTCGTCGCGGAAGTGGGCGTTACGCACGGTGGAGATTTCGTCGGCGAGTTGGACCAGTTCGAGGTCGTGGGTGGAGATGAGGGTAACGCCGTTTTTGCCGGCAATCGCCCGGACATAAGCGCGACTCCCGATGAGGCGTTCGCGGTTGTTCGTGCCGCGAAAAATCTCGTCGATGAGGCTGAATTGGGGCAAGGGGTGGGGCGTGTCCAGGTGATGCCGCAGCGACTTCAGGCGGCGCACCTCGGCGTAAAAGTAGGAAATGCCGTCGGCGAGGGAGTCGCTGACGCGGATGCTGGTAAAGAGGCGGAAAAGGCGAGCGTGGAGGGCGGCGGCGTTGACGGGCGCGCCCACGTAGGCCAGGGCCAGGTTGATGCCCACGGTGCGCAGGAAGGTGCTTTTTCCGGCCATGTTGGAGCCGGTAATGATAACAACATCCCCCAGGCGGCTCAGGGTGAAGTCATTACAAACCTTTTCCGCTGCTGGCAGCAGGGGATGCCCCAGTTGGGTGGCGGTGAAGACGGGTTCGGGGGTATCCGTGCCGGCAAAAGTGGGAAACACGTAGTCGGGATTGAGGTGAGCGAAATTCGCCAGGGCAGCGAGGGCTTCGATATGAAACCAGGCGTCCAGCCAGTGGGGAAGCTGTCGGCGCAGCGCCTGCTGCTGCTGTTGCAGGCGGTAGGCGAAGTAAAGGTCCCAGGGGAAGAGCAGGTTGAGGACGAGCCAGAGGGCGGGGTTTTTGCCCGCGCCGGTGGCGGCCACGAGGCGTTGGACCTGGGCGAGGAAGCGGGAGGGGCGCTGTGCGGGCTGCCAGAAGGGGGCGGCGACGGGGCGCAGGTGGGGCGTGGCCTGGTAGGAGAAGGTTTCCAGGTGGTGGAAAACCTGGATGAGTTGCTGGAGGGCGTCCTGGAGGAGGGCGGCGTCGCGGAAGGCGGAGCCGGTGGCGCGGGATTGAAGCATGATCAGGCTGAAGTAAAGGAGGAGGGTGATTTGCCAGAATGCCGGCATCACGCCCACCCCATACAGCAGCGCCAACACCCCATTCACCACGGCTAATCCCCCGCATACCCACAGCCAGCGGCGCAAATGGGCGTGGACCGGCTGCCGCCCCAGCCACGCCAGCAGTTCATCCGCGCGCCATTTCTCTCCGGCGGCGGCGCGGGTTTCCGGTCCGCCACGCAGCGCCAGCACCGGGCGGCGCGCCGCCGTTTGCGCGTGCAGCGCCAGCCGATCCCGAAACAACGTTTGCGCCGTCAGTTCGCGTACCTGCGCCTGGCGCAAGGCAATCGTCTCCCGTTCCGGCAGGGGCGCGGCCAGCCAATCGCGCAGCAAGCGGCTGCCCCCCTGCGCCGCGCATGTGTCCAGCAAGCGGTGCAGCGCCACCGGTCCCACCAGGTCCAGGTCCGGCTCAAAAGGGTGGTCAAAATCGGGCTGCGTGAAGATGGCGGGGGGGATGTTTTGCCAGTCGAGCGTGGCGCGGGCAATGTGCGCCCGTTTGATTTGCTGCCAGAGCGTATACTGGGCAATGTGGCGGTCAATGCGGCGGTGCTGGCGCACGACGAGGCCAAAGAGCAGCAGGACCAACAGCAGCGCTGCCGCCCCCCAGAGGACGCCCGCCTGCTCATAAACGGTTCCCGCCAGCAGCACACCACCGAAGAACGCGCCCAAGCGCAGCCAGGAGTAGCGATAACTGAGGCGGCGCAGCACCTCCACGCGCCGCTGTAGGCGGTCGATCTGGTTTTGCAGCACGCGCAGGCGATTTTGTTTAACGACGTCGGTGTTTTCCGTGGGGCGATTGTTCATGCGCACCAGTATACCTCACTCCAGACACTGCGAGGGATAGCCCGTGACCTACGCGCGGGCATTCCGCACCCCATTGACGGCTTCGTGCCCTACAACGCTTGCTCAATGCGTTCCCGCAAGAAAACCTACCTACTCAGGAATGGTCCAGGAAGTATGGGCAAGGCGCGCCGCGATGGATGAAGACAATCAGGATGGCGCGGGATGGCGCGGATTGATGTTCTATCCGCCTTTTTCCGCGTTCCGCGAAGGGAATGCCGGCATTCCCCCCTCAAGAATCCATCACCAACGCAATCAAAAATGCCGGCCCTTCATCAATCAACCCCTCGCCCGCCTCTTCCGAATTGGCGAGAATGACAAACCCCATATTCAGGTCGGGGACAAAACCAATGACGCTCACGTAGTTGTCGTAAGCCCCGTCATGCCAAATAACCTCATGGCCTTCATGCTCGCTGATTTCCCACCCCATCGCATAATTCTCCAGGTCCGGCTTCCAGGTCTCGCGCAGATTCTCCTCCGAGACCACGCGCGTGCCATTGGGCGCTTGCCCGCGATGGAGCTGCGTGCTAATGTAAGCGGCCATGTCCATCACATTCGCCTTGACCGTGCCGGAGGGAGCCAGCGGATCGCCGTCGAAATCTTCCCGTTCCGCCGCAACCGCATTCCCCGCCTTGATGACATAAGATTTACCGTAGTTCGGGTTGGTTTCGGCATCACTGACATGCACCACGGCGGCACTCATGCCGATGGGGTCGAACACTTGCCGCCGTAAAAGCCGCGCATACCCCGTGTAGAGGTCAGGATAGCGCCCCCCGGCGGCCATGACGCCCAAATACCCGGCGAGAGAAGCGGAGATATTGCTATAACTGAATTGCTCGCCGGGCATGCCCAGGA is part of the Ardenticatenales bacterium genome and harbors:
- a CDS encoding ABC transporter permease codes for the protein MTTHVSTKTFTTAPVKAPKASLLLQILLVTQRNLITIFRTPAALLPPLAISIFFLVIYESTLGKAANFIPNLSGNSYLGFILPLSIVSSSLSGAGIAAQNLVRDIETGYFDKLLLTPISRAALLLGPILAGSFILGLQASIVIAVALILGLESATGLGGLLLVIGLAILLGTGFAGFTVSAALGSGSAAATQGASFIFFPLTFLTASFVPLDLLSGWLNTAARFNPITYVLEAMRTVLNTGWDGNAIWRGVLACLILAAIMYALAVYALRVRTRRN
- a CDS encoding isoprenylcysteine carboxylmethyltransferase family protein, with the translated sequence MQAAIRRRIIQVVVLILLFCLLLFGVGGQWDWAAGWAYVALYLLGTLINAYILLRKSPDLIAERGRPGEGVKAWDKALAPLVGFFGPFAQWLVVGLDHRFGWSPPLSLPIVVAGFVLVALGFALTVWAMAANRFFSGMVRIQAERGHVVVSTGPYRYVRHPGYAGMLLFTVATPFALSALWGLLPALFTLIGLVIRTQLEDQALQVELDGYAAYARRVRSRLLPGVW
- a CDS encoding YHYH protein yields the protein MLKKLSAGIAVFTLGALFWLMMAHSSAAAPLDVQQLATLNGTVWMNGQATSNTWSIDFTNIAYPNLSGVFTDAYGATGNSYMNLNSNRLILRYGSGCDPIYVGISNGASVTGVVYNACTGATTGQWQATWEGGGGTPTPTPDPNCPTDTFIDVSEYQQQPPYPDPVLNVYCDNDHIIAESNGIPNFEFVPITPNQLQEQDYTWMIPLNPQEAAQPSNIPLLGPVAIAVNGLPIFGPNEAPPTYGDPFLDGILDYCLGHTAQFGNYHFHARPECLFTDIEGNTSLILGYAFDGYPIMAPFICADPDCNEVTEVQSSWVLVNPGATNAWVQHQYIEGAGDLDQCNGMVGPDGDYRYYATDTFPYFLGCYHGVAELPGPPGPP
- a CDS encoding GAF domain-containing sensor histidine kinase — translated: MRNTFKSRTAPPTYDVNLRAPFVRRLLWGAGVGATIYLLAGFFLFPTDRLYPWLGLLTWAVCLGCAWLLRRGNVEAAARWLLAGLFWPLAAASQQYGVGSPSNALFVGGIIISGLVIGGWFLRFWTAACGGWLLLATLGQGMGMWGPPASREWLAGWVLFWWVVFAGTAWLVWLYAGNLEHTARVSQGQTAALAHTLAALTHTDNLDTFLGQALQAIAAQLQADTVTLWFHDPAQDVLALRIAYIKGEITPQAQIQPQPPPPTPVAEIPLWAELQATRRPILVDDVSNDPRLKYRARIIADGIRGILIVPLLLGAEVVGHYSVNSQTTRHYSAAELDLAQALAQQITLALQLTRLAEQAEAAAVAAAVLEERNRLARDIHDTLAQGFTGIVIQLEAAEDSLTVEPAAVLAHLERARQLARDSLAEARRSVRALRPRALQEATLPQALRRMLEDLDTRQPRLRLHQQGETRQMPARAADNLLRIGQEAVTNALKHAQAEHIDLHLTFDANAVRLTVRDDGRGFDPEQMPAGYGLAGMRERMAELGGTLTVTSAPGKGTEVEAEVVIING
- a CDS encoding response regulator transcription factor, coding for MEQIRVLIADDHPVVREGLAAMLSRRADMLVVGEAADGAAAVTLFRQTRPDVTLMDLRMPVMGGVAAMEAIHAEFPEARFIILTTFDGDEDVFRGLRAGARAYLLKDTPRAELLAAIRAVHGGQKHIPPAVAARLAEHLTMPALTERERDVLVLIAAGKSNREIGLTLHITEGTVKAHVNNLLGKLGVSDRTQAVTTALRRGLIRLE
- a CDS encoding ATP-binding cassette domain-containing protein — translated: MSNREIIVANLVKRYPGDVVAVDDVSFRVRSGEVFGFLGPNGAGKSTTIKILTTLALPSAGIATIGGYNVVNEAEQVRRIAGVALQDISIDPMMKSMELLTLQGQLFGANRKQATMRAQQLLELVKLTDARDRRVGTYSGGMRRRLDLALALVHKPEILFLDEPTTGLDPASRRDVWEEVRRLNRDFGMTIFLTTQYLEEADQLADTVAIIDKGKIAVEGSPARLKAAVGTESINLAFDNREVANQARAELSDMAQNIQTDRDTLRLYMSHAAETIPAVVSRLQQARLNPISLTLTQPTLDDVFLQVTGQRLETTQAAAQ
- a CDS encoding beta-lactamase family protein, which translates into the protein MKNQRTVHIINLLVLLLILLVGCGGPEADTMADNVPGADESVSLVPEGAGGADGEEIAQDQGDFAQKITEFVEGRMMADGLPGAAVAVVRGDAVVFAEGFGFRDVEKQLPVTPETLFHIGSTNKSMTAMMMATLVDQGLFDWDTPVVEIDPDFALSSAEATEAVTIRHLLSMQSGIPDDAEDDFDVDDAAGEDLFAYVKTVPLLGMPGEQFSYSNISASLAGYLGVMAAGGRYPDLYTGYARLLRRQVFDPIGMSAAVVHVSDAETNPNYGKSYVIKAGNAVAAEREDFDGDPLAPSGTVKANVMDMAAYISTQLHRGQAPNGTRVVSEENLRETWKPDLENYAMGWEISEHEGHEVIWHDGAYDNYVSVIGFVPDLNMGFVILANSEEAGEGLIDEGPAFLIALVMDS